A window of the Sporosarcina sp. FSL K6-2383 genome harbors these coding sequences:
- a CDS encoding lactate racemase domain-containing protein, whose protein sequence is MDIIQQLLKDIPLPKMVKVRQTFNEEQLDNAGEQLQALLEEERIRQTVKPGMEIAVAVGSRGVDQIVEITARTVKFLQGLGAKPFIVPSMGSHGGASAEGQTAVLAHLGVTEETVHAEIRSSMEVIEIGKLPNGLPVYIDKLASQADGIVVINRIKPHTAFRGTVESGIMKMIAIGLGKQKGAEACHQLGFEHMGKHIIEMSTMIIEKMPILFGVGTIENAFDKVARVEVLLPHEIEEKETELQKLAKSLLPKIDFANIDVLVIDEIGKNISGDGMDPNITGRYPTPYAHGGPVVNKMVVLDLTPETEGNANGVGTADFTTRRLIDKTDWAATYANGLTSTVVAPTKAATTLENDQQALKAAIKTCNILDFTTVKMVRIKNTLELSEIEVSEALLTEVESNDFLTPITDLYELKFDENGNLV, encoded by the coding sequence ATGGATATTATTCAACAATTGTTAAAAGATATTCCATTGCCGAAGATGGTGAAAGTAAGACAAACTTTTAATGAAGAACAATTGGACAATGCTGGTGAGCAACTGCAAGCATTGTTGGAGGAAGAACGAATTCGACAAACTGTTAAACCTGGAATGGAAATAGCTGTAGCTGTCGGAAGCAGGGGCGTTGACCAGATTGTTGAGATTACAGCACGCACGGTGAAATTTTTGCAGGGGCTTGGTGCAAAGCCATTCATCGTACCGAGTATGGGAAGCCATGGAGGCGCATCTGCCGAAGGACAAACAGCTGTGTTAGCACATTTGGGTGTCACGGAAGAAACTGTTCATGCAGAAATTCGTTCTTCAATGGAAGTAATTGAAATTGGGAAATTACCGAATGGTTTACCAGTTTACATTGATAAACTCGCTTCGCAAGCTGACGGGATTGTCGTTATCAATCGGATAAAACCGCATACGGCTTTCAGAGGAACGGTTGAGAGTGGCATTATGAAAATGATTGCGATTGGGCTAGGAAAACAAAAGGGTGCTGAAGCCTGCCATCAATTAGGCTTTGAGCATATGGGAAAACATATTATCGAAATGTCTACTATGATTATTGAAAAAATGCCCATCCTTTTTGGCGTTGGAACCATTGAAAATGCTTTTGATAAAGTTGCGAGAGTTGAAGTATTGTTGCCGCATGAAATTGAAGAAAAAGAAACAGAATTACAAAAGTTAGCTAAAAGCTTATTACCGAAAATTGATTTTGCCAATATTGATGTGCTTGTCATTGATGAAATTGGTAAGAACATTAGTGGAGATGGCATGGATCCAAATATCACGGGGCGTTATCCAACACCGTATGCGCATGGTGGACCTGTCGTCAATAAAATGGTTGTACTAGATTTGACACCTGAAACAGAAGGAAATGCGAATGGCGTAGGAACGGCTGACTTTACGACACGTCGTTTAATTGACAAGACGGATTGGGCGGCTACTTATGCGAACGGGCTTACTTCAACAGTTGTTGCCCCAACAAAGGCAGCAACAACATTGGAAAATGATCAACAAGCGTTGAAAGCAGCCATTAAAACATGTAATATTTTGGATTTTACGACAGTTAAAATGGTTCGCATTAAGAACACACTAGAACTGAGTGAGATTGAAGTATCAGAAGCATTGTTAACTGAGGTAGAAAGCAATGACTTTTTAACACCAATAACAGACTTATATGAACTGAAGTTTGATGAAAACGGAAATTTGGTCTGA
- a CDS encoding SDR family oxidoreductase: MKNLFDLTGKTAVAVGGNGVLGSAMANGLADQGAQVAIVGRNLETAEKVAQEIVERGGIAKAFQADVVSKESLENVAKEIEAWSGGWDILLNAPGTNSPTPFFDIPEEEWDHIMDVNLKGIVLTTQVFAKRMIEQKRTGSIINISSVSSTTPLSKVFTYSVSKAGINSMTQFLAREFAPHGIRVNAIIPGFFPAEQNRKILSEDRIASIMGHTPMNRFGEPEELGGTVIWLASERASSFVTGALIRVDGGFGSMTI, translated from the coding sequence TTGAAAAACTTATTTGATTTAACGGGGAAAACAGCAGTTGCTGTAGGTGGAAATGGTGTACTTGGATCAGCAATGGCTAATGGATTAGCAGATCAAGGCGCACAAGTAGCAATTGTTGGTCGTAATCTAGAAACAGCTGAGAAAGTAGCACAGGAAATTGTAGAACGCGGCGGAATTGCCAAGGCCTTTCAGGCAGATGTCGTTTCAAAAGAATCGTTAGAAAATGTTGCCAAGGAAATTGAGGCGTGGTCAGGCGGCTGGGATATTTTATTGAATGCTCCTGGTACAAATAGCCCGACACCATTTTTCGACATTCCAGAAGAAGAATGGGATCATATTATGGATGTTAACCTAAAAGGAATTGTGTTAACAACGCAAGTATTTGCGAAGCGTATGATTGAACAAAAACGTACAGGAAGCATTATTAATATATCATCTGTGTCTTCGACAACGCCATTGTCAAAAGTATTTACATACTCTGTTTCAAAGGCGGGTATTAATAGCATGACACAGTTTTTAGCGCGTGAATTTGCGCCTCATGGCATTCGGGTCAATGCGATTATTCCAGGATTCTTCCCAGCAGAACAAAATCGTAAAATTTTAAGTGAAGATCGAATTGCATCGATTATGGGCCATACGCCTATGAATCGATTCGGTGAACCAGAAGAATTGGGTGGAACGGTTATTTGGCTTGCATCTGAGCGTGCATCAAGTTTTGTTACAGGAGCGCTTATTCGAGTGGATGGCGGATTTGGAAGTATGACGATTTAA
- a CDS encoding gluconokinase, with product MSRELVIALDIGTTSAKAVIFELNGKLVAEAERMITSHYPHPGWVEQDPVEMERSSVGAIKDVINKANIKSEELLTLGISCAMHSLICVDTNYEPLSQAIIWADGRSNLQAKALKKANGDEIYAKTGLPNHPMSPFSKLLWMKETAFESYQQATYFMSAKEYIIQKWFGRRLIDYSMASATGLFNMKTFDWDEQALALAGVDNKQLSEIVPPTEILTGIDKAIANEMGISSDMPFVIGSADGQLANLGSGAISPGEVAISAGTSGAIRQMITGFQVSEQQETFCYAFTRDLSIIGGPTNNGGIALQWLKELIEYEGSFEELTAEAEQVSPGAEGLLFLPYINGERAPLWNQEAKGNFFGLSITHKKEHLVRAVLEGITYNLYHIGKALERQAGEPEKIFVNGGLARSPLWVQMLADVFGKEVYLSESHHSAAWGAAWTALVAIEKVDSFEDIRKNIPIEAIIKPNQQNHNVYAEAFKKYVNISRDLAKYF from the coding sequence ATGTCGAGGGAACTTGTAATTGCACTTGATATTGGTACAACAAGTGCTAAAGCGGTAATTTTTGAATTGAACGGTAAATTAGTGGCTGAAGCGGAAAGAATGATTACGTCCCATTATCCGCATCCAGGCTGGGTTGAACAAGATCCGGTTGAAATGGAACGATCTTCTGTCGGGGCAATTAAGGATGTCATTAACAAGGCGAATATTAAATCAGAAGAACTGTTAACGTTAGGTATTTCTTGTGCTATGCATTCACTTATTTGCGTAGATACGAATTACGAACCCTTATCACAAGCGATTATTTGGGCGGATGGCAGAAGTAATTTGCAAGCGAAAGCATTAAAGAAAGCAAATGGTGATGAGATCTATGCTAAAACGGGGTTACCCAATCATCCGATGTCGCCATTCAGTAAATTGTTGTGGATGAAGGAAACAGCTTTTGAGTCCTATCAGCAAGCAACCTATTTTATGTCGGCAAAAGAATATATCATTCAAAAGTGGTTTGGTCGCAGACTTATTGACTATTCGATGGCATCTGCAACAGGCCTATTTAATATGAAGACATTCGATTGGGATGAACAAGCATTGGCGCTTGCTGGGGTTGATAACAAGCAGTTGTCCGAAATCGTTCCACCAACGGAAATATTAACTGGAATCGACAAAGCTATCGCAAATGAGATGGGAATCTCAAGTGATATGCCATTTGTTATTGGCTCTGCAGATGGTCAATTAGCGAATCTTGGAAGTGGTGCGATTTCTCCAGGTGAAGTGGCGATATCTGCGGGTACAAGTGGCGCGATACGACAAATGATTACTGGCTTTCAGGTCAGTGAGCAGCAAGAGACTTTTTGTTATGCATTTACAAGAGACCTGTCAATTATCGGTGGTCCTACAAATAACGGTGGAATTGCCTTGCAATGGTTGAAGGAACTAATTGAGTATGAAGGAAGTTTTGAAGAATTAACTGCTGAAGCGGAACAAGTTTCTCCAGGGGCAGAAGGTTTGTTATTTTTACCTTATATTAATGGAGAACGGGCACCACTATGGAATCAGGAGGCAAAAGGCAACTTCTTTGGACTTTCAATTACACATAAAAAAGAACACTTAGTTCGTGCGGTATTGGAAGGGATTACGTATAATCTATATCATATTGGAAAAGCATTGGAACGCCAAGCAGGGGAACCAGAGAAGATTTTTGTCAATGGTGGACTCGCTAGATCTCCACTCTGGGTACAAATGTTGGCTGATGTTTTCGGAAAAGAAGTTTATCTCTCAGAAAGCCATCATAGCGCGGCGTGGGGAGCGGCATGGACGGCATTAGTCGCCATTGAAAAAGTAGATTCATTTGAAGATATCAGGAAAAATATTCCGATTGAAGCAATTATTAAACCCAACCAACAAAATCATAATGTATACGCAGAAGCGTTTAAGAAATATGTGAATATTTCTAGGGATTTAGCTAAGTACTTTTGA
- the larB gene encoding nickel pincer cofactor biosynthesis protein LarB, with protein sequence MEDILKQVQQGVLSVEEAKAKLATYENLGFAKVDHHREKRQGFPETIYGEGKSVEQIIAIITAIKAKGNAVLVTRMPKGKATEVLEQHTDLLYDEQSQIIYSERKIKPEFKMGYIAVVCAGTSDLPVAEEAAITAEAFGCEVRRFYDVGVAGIHRLFDNIEEIQQATVSIVVAGMDGALPSVVGGLVSHPVIAVPTSVGYGASFNGMAALLTMLNSCASGISVVNIDNGFGGAFSAVLIHRLAQQKEEG encoded by the coding sequence ATGGAAGACATTTTGAAACAAGTTCAACAAGGGGTACTTAGCGTAGAAGAGGCGAAGGCAAAGTTAGCTACCTACGAAAATTTAGGATTTGCTAAAGTTGATCATCATCGCGAGAAGCGTCAAGGGTTTCCCGAAACGATTTATGGTGAGGGGAAATCTGTCGAGCAGATTATTGCGATTATTACAGCGATTAAAGCAAAAGGGAATGCTGTATTAGTTACACGTATGCCGAAAGGGAAAGCGACGGAAGTGCTCGAACAGCATACCGACTTATTATACGATGAGCAATCACAAATTATTTATTCCGAGCGGAAAATAAAACCAGAATTTAAAATGGGGTACATTGCAGTAGTATGTGCAGGTACATCAGATTTACCTGTCGCTGAAGAAGCTGCAATTACTGCTGAAGCATTCGGTTGTGAAGTCCGTCGATTTTATGATGTGGGTGTAGCTGGTATTCATCGCTTATTTGATAATATAGAAGAAATTCAGCAGGCGACAGTCTCTATAGTGGTGGCTGGAATGGACGGTGCCCTTCCTAGTGTAGTAGGCGGACTCGTTTCACATCCTGTAATTGCTGTACCAACAAGTGTTGGTTATGGCGCAAGCTTTAATGGCATGGCTGCCCTGTTAACGATGTTGAATTCCTGTGCTTCCGGCATTAGTGTCGTCAATATTGATAATGGATTTGGTGGGGCATTCAGTGCAGTTTTAATTCATCGTTTGGCACAACAGAAGGAAGAGGGCTGA
- the larC gene encoding nickel insertion protein codes for MASKHPPNHEHIDHEMFKMEVNLDDISGEVLGYLMDLLIESGANDVYYTSIYMKKNRPGTLLQLLCSQENLEKMKHILFTQTTTLGIRYYPLSVHRLERRFRTVTTKWGTVTVKEGIYDGQVIQSSPEFEECKKIAEQHQIPLKKVYEQVWMQLKE; via the coding sequence ATGGCTTCCAAGCATCCTCCAAATCATGAACACATCGATCACGAAATGTTCAAAATGGAAGTAAATCTGGATGATATTTCAGGAGAAGTGCTTGGTTATCTGATGGATTTACTCATTGAATCTGGTGCAAATGATGTTTACTATACATCCATTTATATGAAGAAAAACAGACCAGGAACGCTGCTTCAATTGCTTTGTTCACAAGAAAATCTTGAGAAAATGAAGCATATATTATTTACACAAACGACGACATTAGGTATACGCTATTATCCGTTATCTGTGCATCGTCTTGAAAGAAGATTTCGAACCGTAACGACGAAGTGGGGAACAGTTACGGTGAAGGAAGGTATTTATGATGGACAGGTCATTCAAAGCTCTCCAGAATTTGAAGAGTGTAAAAAAATTGCTGAACAGCATCAAATACCGTTGAAAAAAGTATATGAACAAGTGTGGATGCAACTCAAGGAGTAA
- a CDS encoding AEC family transporter, with protein sequence MVELFVILKEILLPIFVIMGIGFIMQLKFSLNLQTLARLNIYFLVPGFIFVKLHSTQISASLFGNILLFFILYVVLLYCISHFVGKVIRLEKGEKTTFSNSVMFFNSGNYGVPVNDLVFKSDPLAMSIQVIMLTLQNIFLFSYGIFSLQAVQVGKLKAALGYFKMPVLYAMLAGVATNVFNITVPSFIWVPANYIADAMIALALFTLGAQVAQIKFKAGLSSVYYSLLLRLAVGPMIALAIILVFKVDGIVAQALLIGSAMPTSVNSAVIAQEYDNHPDLAAQIVLFSTLISAITVSLVIYLARYLF encoded by the coding sequence TTGGTAGAATTATTTGTTATTTTAAAAGAGATTTTGTTACCTATTTTTGTGATTATGGGTATTGGATTTATAATGCAATTGAAATTTAGTCTAAACTTACAAACATTAGCTAGATTGAATATTTACTTTCTCGTACCGGGGTTCATCTTTGTTAAGTTACATAGCACACAAATTTCTGCAAGCTTATTCGGAAATATATTGCTCTTTTTCATACTTTATGTCGTGCTTCTTTATTGTATATCCCACTTTGTGGGAAAAGTAATCCGGTTGGAAAAAGGAGAAAAGACAACTTTTTCAAACAGTGTCATGTTTTTTAACTCGGGTAATTACGGTGTTCCCGTAAATGATTTAGTATTCAAAAGTGATCCGTTAGCCATGTCAATTCAAGTGATTATGCTGACCTTACAAAATATCTTTCTGTTTTCATATGGTATTTTTTCACTTCAAGCGGTGCAAGTAGGGAAATTGAAGGCTGCACTTGGTTATTTCAAAATGCCGGTGCTCTATGCGATGTTGGCTGGGGTGGCCACAAATGTATTCAATATTACGGTGCCGTCATTTATTTGGGTGCCTGCTAATTATATTGCTGACGCTATGATTGCACTCGCTTTATTTACACTGGGTGCTCAAGTCGCTCAGATTAAATTTAAAGCAGGATTATCCTCAGTTTACTATAGTTTATTACTTAGATTAGCTGTAGGGCCCATGATTGCTTTAGCTATTATATTGGTATTCAAAGTGGATGGAATCGTAGCACAGGCCTTATTGATTGGATCGGCAATGCCTACATCGGTAAACAGTGCGGTAATTGCACAAGAATATGATAATCATCCTGATCTTGCAGCACAAATTGTCTTATTTTCTACATTAATTAGTGCAATTACAGTTTCACTAGTCATTTATTTGGCAAGATATCTATTTTAA
- a CDS encoding substrate-binding domain-containing protein yields the protein MKKSPQIILLILGGTLFVISFIGMNIYGYKTFYIEEKIVPSNDYRYHFALVSEEIDNEYWRLIEQGAREAAAKHNIYLEYVGPLKADNDQLLKLIDRMVSVKVDGIITQGVEGKRFVDLVQKSVERGIPILTVDTDVKSSARKAYVGTDNFYAGQLAGETVINNTTGEQYVGIVTGRFDSINQQERLEGFKEAIQTTGRIHIVGMQESNITQIGAAQATYSLLREHPSITVLVGLSALDGIGMVEGLQEIAPNKDVYMTAFDILPETLALIRKGEINATIAQYPKEMGFEAIEVMIQLQQHSLLENEIFTRTIVVEKENSDTFLREDDR from the coding sequence ATGAAAAAATCCCCCCAAATTATATTGTTGATTCTTGGAGGAACTCTTTTCGTTATAAGTTTTATTGGTATGAATATTTATGGCTATAAAACCTTTTATATCGAGGAAAAGATTGTCCCATCGAATGATTACCGCTATCATTTTGCGTTAGTTTCCGAGGAAATTGATAATGAGTACTGGCGCCTTATTGAGCAGGGGGCAAGAGAGGCGGCGGCTAAGCATAATATTTACTTGGAATATGTTGGTCCGCTAAAGGCTGATAATGATCAACTACTCAAGTTAATAGATCGAATGGTTTCAGTGAAGGTGGACGGCATTATTACACAAGGTGTTGAAGGGAAAAGATTTGTGGATCTAGTGCAAAAAAGTGTGGAACGTGGAATTCCTATTTTAACTGTCGATACCGATGTTAAAAGCAGCGCACGAAAAGCTTATGTAGGAACGGATAATTTCTATGCTGGTCAGCTTGCGGGGGAAACGGTGATTAACAATACGACTGGAGAACAATATGTAGGCATTGTAACAGGTCGCTTTGATTCGATTAATCAGCAAGAGAGGCTGGAAGGGTTTAAGGAAGCGATTCAAACAACAGGACGTATTCATATTGTCGGAATGCAGGAATCCAATATTACTCAAATTGGGGCAGCTCAGGCAACGTACTCTTTGTTAAGGGAACATCCCTCCATTACAGTCTTGGTAGGGCTTAGTGCCTTAGATGGTATTGGAATGGTAGAAGGGTTACAAGAAATTGCTCCGAATAAGGATGTCTATATGACAGCTTTTGATATTTTGCCGGAAACATTAGCGTTGATCCGCAAGGGGGAAATCAATGCGACAATCGCTCAATATCCAAAGGAGATGGGCTTTGAGGCTATTGAAGTGATGATTCAATTGCAACAGCATAGCTTATTGGAAAATGAAATTTTCACGAGAACAATCGTCGTAGAGAAAGAGAACTCCGATACATTTCTGCGGGAGGACGATAGATGA
- a CDS encoding sensor histidine kinase has protein sequence MKTIRGKLFIYFFVFVILFQVTAISIFVSSKELINNYDNSFQRFLLLNSISQKSNELYAFTQRYVIEPEEENAEDYFAKKEQLATDKEKLAEAFDYIEKIKVKNYINLIDTFLHESELTIGFVLKGDIEKYTAHLEEARIAAGYIQESALELIDVELTAYQSFYLDLQVRNGNFVTFIFYLFLMTIVLAIFFALWFANGITSPLNKLSRAAKEVAKGDLVGTPIEVQSNDELRVLGDAFNHMRSNIHGLVQEIRDQSELDQLLKEMELKHLQNQINPHFLFNTLNAVSKMAYLEDADATSGLIDSVAAVLRHSLGEIDQHVTLGDEVAIVEDYFNIQKSRFSERVQFITEVDETCLAMKIPRLTLQPLVENAFIHGIEEREDGGMIAITVRQIVDQVIVEVKDNGGGIEPGKIADLLSPVAVRDDHVGHSTGIGLANVIRRLQLFYQTKHVVEIESEKGQWTMVRLLLPKMFEGDIDENFNR, from the coding sequence ATGAAAACTATTCGCGGTAAGTTATTCATATACTTTTTTGTTTTCGTCATATTATTTCAGGTGACCGCCATCTCTATTTTTGTCAGTTCAAAAGAGCTTATTAATAACTACGATAATAGCTTTCAACGATTTCTTTTACTCAATTCGATCTCTCAAAAATCCAATGAATTGTATGCGTTTACTCAACGGTATGTTATTGAGCCGGAGGAGGAAAATGCTGAAGATTACTTTGCAAAAAAAGAGCAACTTGCCACTGACAAAGAAAAACTTGCAGAGGCATTCGATTATATCGAAAAGATCAAAGTAAAAAATTATATCAATTTAATCGATACATTTTTACATGAGAGTGAGCTGACCATAGGATTTGTATTGAAAGGGGATATTGAAAAGTATACAGCTCATCTGGAGGAAGCCCGTATTGCTGCCGGTTACATTCAAGAATCGGCTCTTGAGCTAATAGATGTTGAATTGACAGCTTATCAGTCTTTCTATTTAGATTTACAAGTACGGAATGGAAACTTTGTCACATTTATTTTCTATTTATTTTTAATGACGATTGTGCTTGCTATCTTTTTTGCGCTGTGGTTTGCTAACGGCATCACGAGTCCGTTGAATAAGCTATCTCGAGCAGCGAAGGAAGTTGCTAAAGGTGATTTGGTTGGAACGCCGATTGAAGTTCAATCGAATGATGAGTTAAGGGTACTTGGAGACGCCTTTAATCATATGCGCTCTAATATCCATGGCTTGGTGCAGGAAATAAGGGATCAATCTGAATTAGATCAATTGTTGAAAGAGATGGAGTTAAAGCATTTACAAAATCAAATCAACCCGCACTTTTTGTTTAATACGTTGAATGCTGTATCAAAAATGGCATATTTAGAGGATGCAGATGCTACTTCGGGTCTTATCGATTCGGTCGCGGCTGTATTGCGACATAGTCTAGGTGAAATTGATCAACATGTGACGTTGGGAGATGAGGTGGCGATTGTTGAAGACTATTTTAATATACAAAAAAGTCGCTTTTCCGAGCGTGTTCAATTTATCACAGAAGTCGACGAAACCTGCCTGGCTATGAAAATACCGCGCTTAACGCTGCAGCCATTAGTTGAAAATGCATTTATTCATGGTATTGAGGAACGTGAGGATGGGGGAATGATTGCTATTACAGTTCGACAAATCGTTGATCAGGTCATCGTTGAGGTAAAAGATAATGGCGGAGGAATAGAACCCGGAAAAATTGCAGATTTATTATCGCCCGTGGCAGTTAGAGATGACCATGTAGGGCACTCAACAGGTATCGGATTGGCGAATGTTATTCGACGCTTACAGCTGTTTTATCAAACGAAGCATGTGGTGGAAATTGAATCTGAAAAAGGGCAATGGACGATGGTCCGTTTGCTATTACCTAAAATGTTTGAGGGGGATATTGATGAGAATTTTAATCGCTGA